A genome region from Proteus vulgaris includes the following:
- a CDS encoding DUF2500 family protein, translating into MNKAAILGIAILIIIIASATYRFFEQKKQRISDDNSPIKLYMVEIIDKKEIAANERRSRENDVNGPETTYYYQVTFRLTTDERKDLVLKIDKSSYQDIEPGMKGRLFMQGSRFIKFETDMPSNDQDNK; encoded by the coding sequence ATGAATAAAGCGGCTATTTTAGGAATTGCGATACTAATCATAATTATAGCGTCGGCAACTTATCGTTTTTTTGAACAAAAAAAACAGCGGATAAGTGACGATAATTCGCCTATTAAACTTTATATGGTTGAAATAATTGATAAAAAAGAAATTGCAGCAAATGAACGGCGCTCAAGAGAAAATGACGTTAATGGTCCAGAAACAACATATTATTATCAAGTTACTTTTCGTTTAACTACTGATGAGCGTAAAGATTTAGTGTTAAAAATTGATAAATCATCTTATCAAGATATCGAACCTGGAATGAAAGGACGTCTATTTATGCAGGGAAGTCGTTTTATTAAGTTTGAAACAGATATGCCAAGTAATGATCAAGACAATAAATAA